The Natronogracilivirga saccharolytica region ATGCTGGTCCAGGCGGTCGGTTTCTCTTTTCAGCAGAAATACAAGTACTCCGGCAGCCAGTGTAAAAAGGAAACCATTCAGCCAGGTGACAGAATGGAAGTGTTTGATTTCAGTAAGAAATTGAAGCAGATCTGCATTGAGAATCTGGGAAATAAATCCTGAATCTGTCAGAAAATCTGACGTTGCAAGCAGCGGTACCGGCAGAATATCAAAAAGCATCATAAGCGAACTTTGGAAACAGAACGATTGGTTGACAGATCAGTTGTAACATCCTGGCAGGCAGGAATCAGACACAACAGCTGTCTCAGTTGATTAGTTCGTTCTTCCCGAAAAATTCGCACGGATATAAAACGGAAACCTGTGGCGTCAGCCGGATAACGTGAAGCGGTTACCGCATGATGCATTTACCCCTGTGCAACAGCCCGTATTTCTGCCATTTCTTCCTCGCTCAATTGCTCGAATGAGCTGGCGATACGCACGTCTTCTTCCAGGTGCGGGATGGCTGATATGCCCATGATCGTAGTGGATACCGGATAGCTCATGGTATAGGGAAGCAGCTGCCGGATCGACAGTCCCTTTTCAAGCAACCGGCCGCGGTTGGCCACCTTCATGGCAATCACACCCACCTCCTTTTCCTTCGCGATTTCGAAGAAACGGTCGAGCTGGTCGGTATCGTCCATGACCACCTGAGCGGCATTGATGGTAATCAGTGCGCAGTCATAGGGATAGTCCTGAAGGGCATCGGAAAGAATGCGGGAAGAGTGTCCGGTCACGCCGATGTTGCCGATAACGCCTTCATCCTTCAGGCGCTCGAATGCCTGCCGGGCACTGTTTTCCTTCTGAAGGTCTTCGAGCTGACCGAAATGTCCGACAAAATGGTGCTGATACAGGTCGATGTAGTCGGTTTGCAGGCGGTGCAGGCTCTGGTCGACCAGGCGCATCGTGCCGTCGTAGGTATAATCATGGCTTTTGGT contains the following coding sequences:
- a CDS encoding aldo/keto reductase — its product is MSNGCDRRTFLKKSLATTAGIGLVGTTGIFAKTKAWATEPANGPMPVRPLGKTGHQVSIFSLGGETTIEMADRHDEAVEIINRALDLGVNYIDTAAWYGNGASELNIGAAIKDRRDEVFLATKSHDYTYDGTMRLVDQSLHRLQTDYIDLYQHHFVGHFGQLEDLQKENSARQAFERLKDEGVIGNIGVTGHSSRILSDALQDYPYDCALITINAAQVVMDDTDQLDRFFEIAKEKEVGVIAMKVANRGRLLEKGLSIRQLLPYTMSYPVSTTIMGISAIPHLEEDVRIASSFEQLSEEEMAEIRAVAQG